A single window of Vicia villosa cultivar HV-30 ecotype Madison, WI unplaced genomic scaffold, Vvil1.0 ctg.000022F_1_1_2_unsc, whole genome shotgun sequence DNA harbors:
- the LOC131622030 gene encoding uncharacterized protein LOC131622030 yields the protein MAGGSIDGSRTDSNSVDSGSLDGSRTDSNSVDHSPFQLRVQWIIDRFSQMNTKKLYSDVFEVGGYQWRVLMFPKGNNVDCLSMYLVVADSNSRPEGWSKFAQFSLAVVSQTHTKYSRIKESQHRFNKDHSDCGFTTFMPLGEFYDRSRGYLVNGTLVVEIEVICDADENDTAEHLRERLKKEQEDLCNIIEKSSQALSDGFVQEWLKKEQEDLCTIIEKSAQNFSDGFVQERSKKEQEDLCTITEKSPQSLSDGFVQERLKKELENLCNIIKKPAQNLSDGFVQERLKKEPENLCTMIKKSAQNLTDGFVQERLKKEPENLCTIIKKSAHNLSDGFVQERLKKEPENLCTIIKKSAQNLSDGFVQERLKKEQENLYTIIKVVRDEDLAEQIGNDIYFDLVDHDKVKSFRVRKNTSFNIFKEEVAKELGIPAQFQRFWLWAKRKNHTYRPLRPLTQIEEAGRVGQLRKVKKVKEAELNLFLEVELRLDLRPIAPLKKRDDDILLFFKLYDPEKEELRYVGRLFVNPYDKVSEILTRLNKLAGYDPDEEIDLYEEIKFEPDVMCEPVYESLTFLESELENGDIICFQKASATDNRNRIRNPDVPSYLKYVHNLQVFTEHEELLEKQNKNIIAEEINAMIDENVIAAIDRVLSEGITIAVQSQHSAQGREVSFSLPEKLLQELRDIVFKEDLVQKFKNGLTPEIDFNLVMEKIDAYADLFSSHQLEQVGDVKNLLNNFVRVFEKMESLKKKQDWVKKSTDKHNEALKKTREKILTSQTSFSNHQTQLNSLDGEIVDLKAKLEKLQIDRDNIAEIQDQEKDKITSLNKEVKSIFHLLVDDHIKVKVVEDKIPEAQADLENYEKLYQFMRAAQSF from the exons ATGGCAGGAGGTAGCATAGATGGAAGTAGAACTGATTCCAATTCTGTGGATAGTGGTAGCTTAGATGGAAGTAGAACTGATTCCAACTCTGTGGATCATTCGCCATTCCAACTCCGAGTCCAATGGATAATTGACAGATTTTCTCAGATGAATACGAAAAAGCTCTATTCAGATGTATTTGAAGTTGGGGGCTATCAATG GCGTGTACTAATGTTCCCAAAAGGGAACAATGTGGACTGTTTGTCCATGTATTTGGTTGTTGCAGATTCAAATAGTCGACCCGAAGGTTGGTCTAAATTTGCACAGTTTAGCCTGGCAGTAGTTAGTCAAACCCATACTAAGTACTCTCGGATAAAAG AATCGCAGCACCGATTCAATAAAGATCATAGTGATTGCGGTTTCACGACCTTCATGCCTCTCGGTGAATTCTATGATCGTTCAAGAGGGTATCTTGTGAATGGTACTCTTGTAGTTGAAATTGAAGTAATATGTGATGCAGATGAAAATGACACTGCCGAGCATTTAAGG GAGAGGCTGAAGAAAGAACAGGAAGACCTCTGCAATATTATTGAAAAATCTTCACAGGCTTTGTCCGATGGGTTTGTGCAGGAGTGGTTGAAGAAAGAACAAGAAGACCTCTGCACTATTATTGAAAAGTCTGCACAGAATTTCTCTGATGGGTTTGTGCAGGAGAGGTCGAAGAAAGAACAGGAAGACCTCTGCACTATTACTGAAAAATCTCCACAAAGTTTGTCCGATGGATTTGTGCAAGAAAGGTTGAAGAAAGAACTTGAAAACCTCTGCAATATTATTAAAAAACCTGCACAAAATTTATCTGACGGGTTTGTGCAGGAAAGGTTGAAGAAAGAACCTGAAAACCTCTGCACTATGATTAAAAAATCTGCACAGAATTTAACTGACGGGTTTGTACAGGAGAGGTTGAAGAAAGAACCTGAAAACCTCTGCACTATTATTAAAAAATCTGCACATAATTTATCTGACGGGTTTGTGCAGGAGAGGTTGAAGAAAGAACCTGAAAACCTCTGCACTATTATTAAAAAATCTGCACAGAATTTATCTGACGGGTTTGTGCAAGAGAGGTTGAAGAAAGAACAGGAAAACCTCTACACTATTATAAAG GTGGTGCGAGATGAAGACCTTGCAGAACAGATTGGAAATGATATATATTTTGATCTTGTAGACCATGACAAAGTGAAGAGTTTCCGTGTTCGAAAGAATACATCATTTAACATTTTCAAG GAAGAGGTTGCTAAAGAGCTTGGCATACCGGCTCAATTCCAGCGCTTTTGGCTATGGGCAAAGCGTAAAAATCACACCTATCGTCCATTACGGCCATTGACACAAATTGAGGAAGCTGGACGT GTTGGGCAATTGAGAAAAGTAAAAAAGGTTAAAGAAGCAGaattaaatttgtttttggaGGTGGAGCTTCGGCTG GATTTACGCCCCATTGCACCGCTCAAGAAGAGAGACGATGATATATTACTTTTTTTCAAGTTATATGATCCTGAAAAAGAGGAACTACG ATATGTTGGAAGGCTTTTTGTGAATCCATATGATAAGGTATCAGAAATCTTAACAAGGTTAAATAAATTGGCTGGTTATGATCCTGATGAAGAGATTGACCTTTATGAG GAAATTAAGTTTGAACCAGATGTGATGTGTGAGCCTGTTTACGAGAGTCTTACATTTCTAGAAAGCGAG TTAGAAAATGGTGATATCATATGCTTTCAGAAAGCTTCTGCAACGGATAACAGGAATCGTATCCGTAATCCTGACGTGCCTTCATATTTGAAATATGTGCACAATCTTCAGGTTTTTACTGAACatgaagaattgttggagaagcaAAACAAGAACATTATAGCTGAAGAAATTAATGCTATGATAGATGAGAATGTCATTGCTGCAATTGACAGAGTTTTATCAGAAGGCATTACCATTGCAGTACAATCTCAGCATTCTGCTCAAGGACGAGAAGTCTCATTCTCACTCCCTGAGAAACTTCTTCAGGAATTGAGGGATATTGTGTTTAAAGAAGATTtggttcaaaaatttaaaaacggTCTCACTCCTGAAATTGACTTCAACTTAGTCATGGAAAAAATTGACGCCTATGCCGACCTCTTTTCCTCTCACCAATTAGAACAAGTCGGTGATGTTAAAAACCTTCTCAACAACTTTGTGAGGGTATTTGAAAAAATggaaagtttgaaaaaaaagcaAGACTGGGTTAAGAAAAGCACTGACAAACACAATGAAGCATTGAAGAAGACAAGAGAGAAAATATTGACCTCACAGACTTCTTTCTCAAACCATCAAACACAACTCAACTCTCTTGATGGTGAGATTGTTGATCTTAAAGCCAAACTTGAAAAACTACAGATCGACAGGGATAATATTGCTGAGAttcaagatcaagagaaagatAAGATTACTTCTTTGAATAAAGAAGTTAAATCCATTTTCCATCTTCTTGTAGATGATCACATCAAGGTTAAAGTTGTTGAAGATAAGATTCCGGAGGCTCAAGCCGATTTGGAAAATTATGAGAAGCTCTATCAATTCATGAGGGCAGCACAATCAttttga
- the LOC131622029 gene encoding pentatricopeptide repeat-containing protein At5g55740, chloroplastic, whose protein sequence is MQIHHHHHHHHPNSPKPVIFSVHSMHGLASLPLTPTTTIPQLLTHSPPNQHFPNQQHFTNNTSIHNRISFLCKHVRIQEAVDSLSQFPQHTHIGPDIYGELLQGCVYARALSLGLQIHAHVIKKGPSFSTNEFIESKLVILYAKCGLLDIAVHLFRNVVKNQNLFSWAAIVGLQARMGLSREALLSYVEMMEKGFLPDNFVVPNGLKACGALRWGGFGKGIHGYVVKMNKEFDGCVYVATSLVDMYGKCGFLEDAGKVFDDMPQKNVVAWNSMIGVFAQNGMNMEAVELFKKMRFQGDELTEVTLSGFFSACGNLEAVEEGKQGHALVVLMGFELGNILGSSIMNFYSKVGLVEEVELVFRNMTVLKDEVTWNLMISSYVQCGMFEKALEMCGWMREEKNLRFDCVTLSSLLAVAADTRDVELGKKLHGFCIRNEFDSDVVVLSGIVDMYAKCGRMDCARRVFCFAAKKDLVLWNTMLAACAEKGLSGEAMKLFFQMQLESVPPNVVSWNSLIFGFFRNGQAVEAQDMFSEMQSSGVTPNLITWTTMISGLAQNGLCYEANMVFWQMQDAGIRPNSISITSALSACTNMALLNYGRAIHGYVMRNFMSFTLQTTTSIIDMYAKCGNLDHAKRVFIICSTKELPVYNAMISAYASHGKSAETLALFNEMVKEGIVPDHITFTSALSACSHRRLLKEGLELFKYMVCELQMKPSEEHYGCLVKLLANNGQLDEALRIILTMPSPPDAHILGSLLAACGQNHETELADYIAKWLLKLEPNNPGNYVALSNVYATLGKWDKVSNIRGFMKEKGLKKIPGCSWIEVGQELHVFIASDKSHPEKEEIYMMLDLLGFEMYYAKYNPLYSSHCNTIDLKEFQM, encoded by the coding sequence ATGCaaatccatcatcatcatcatcatcatcatcccaaCTCACCAAAACCAGTCATTTTCTCCGTTCACTCCATGCATGGCTTAGCTTCTCTTCCCCTCACACCCACCACCACCATCCCACAACTTCTTACCCATTCCCCTCCAAACCAACACTTCCCAAATCAACAACACTTCACAAACAACACTTCAATCCATAACCGCATCTCATTCCTCTGCAAACATGTTCGAATCCAAGAAGCCGTCGATTCACTTTCCCAATTCCCACAACACACCCACATAGGACCCGACATTTACGGTGAACTCCTCCAAGGATGTGTCTACGCAAGAGCCCTCAGTTTAGGTCTTCAAATCCATGCTCACGTCATCAAAAAAGGTCCTTCCTTTTCTACCAACGAGTTCATCGAATCCAAGCTTGTGATCCTCTACGCAAAATGCGGTCTTCTGGATATCGCGGTTCATCTCTTTCGTAACGTTGTTAAAAACCAGAATCTCTTCTCATGGGCTGCCATTGTGGGTCTGCAAGCTCGAATGGGACTCTCCCGAGAAGCTTTGTTGAGTTATGTTGAAATGATGGAGAAAGGGTTTCTCCCGGATAATTTCGTTGTCccgaatggtttgaaggcttgtGGGGCACTCCGGTGGGGTGGGTTTGGGAAGGGGATTCATGGGTATGTTGTTAAAATGAATAAGGAATTTGATGGTTGTGTTTATGTTGCGACGAGTCTTGTTGATATGTATGGAAAATGTGGGTTTTTAGAGGATGCGGGGAAGGTGTTTGATGATATGCCTCAGAAGAATGTTGTTGCTTGGAATTCCATGATTGGGGTTTTTGCTCAAAATGGAATGAATATGGAGGCTGTTGAGCTATTTAAGAAGATGAGGTTTCAGGGCGATGAGCTTACTGAGGTTACATTGTCGGGGTTTTTTTCGGCTTGTGGTAATTTGGAGGCTGTTGAGGAAGGTAAACAAGGGCATGCTCTTGTTGTTTTAATGGGATTTGAGTTAGGTAACATTTTGGGTAGttctattatgaatttttattctaaGGTTGGTTTGGTTGAAGAGGTTGAGTTAGTTTTTAGAAATATGACTGTTTTGAAAGATGAGGTGACTTGGAATTTGATGATATCTAGTTATGTGCAGTGTGGAATGTTTGAGAAGGCACTTGAGATGTGTGGTTGGATGAGGGAGGAGAAAAACTTGAGGTTTGATTGTGTCACACTGTCTTCTTTGTTGGCTGTTGCTGCGGATACAAGAGATGTAGAACTTGGTAAGAAGTTACATGGGTTTTGCATTAGGAATGAGTTTGACTCTGACGTGGTTGTGTTGAGTGGAATCGTAGATATGTATGCGAAATGCGGGAGGATGGATTGTGCGAGAAGAGTTTTTTGTTTTGCAGCAAAGAAAGATCTCGTGTTGTGGAATACAATGTTGGCAGCTTGTGCGGAGAAGGGTTTGAGTGGTGAGGCTATGAAATTGTTCTTTCAAATGCAACTGGAGAGTGTTCCTCCGAATGTTGTTTCGTGGAACTCTTTGATATTCGGTTTCTTTAGAAATGGTCAGGCTGTTGAGGCTCAAGACATGTTTTCTGAAATGCAATCATCGGGTGTAACGCCAAATTTGATCACATGGACTACTATGATATCAGGCTTGGCTCAAAATGGTTTGTGTTACGAAGCTAATATGGTTTTCTGGCAAATGCAAGATGCAGGGATAAGACCTAATAGCATAAGCATAACTTCCGCACTATCAGCATGCACAAATATGGCATTATTGAACTATGGAAGGGCAATTCATGGGTATGTTATGAGGAATTTTATGTCTTTTACTCTTCAAACTACAACCTCTATTATTGACATGTATGCTAAATGTGGAAATTTGGATCATGCAAAGCGTGTTTTCATTATATGTTCAACAAAGGAATTGCCTGTTTACAATGCAATGATATCTGCTTATGCGTCACATGGTAAATCTGCAGAAACCCTAGCACTTTTTAACGAAATGGTGAAAGAAGGTATAGTGCCGGATCACATCACCTTTACTAGTGCCTTATCAGCATGCAGCCATCGGAGATTGCTTAAGGAGGGCCTAGAGCTTTTCAAATACATGGTGTGTGAACTCCAAATGAAGCCGAGTGAAGAACACTATGGTTGCCTAGTGAAACTCCTTGCTAACAATGGCCAGTTAGATGAAGCTCTTAGGATTATCTTGACAATGCCAAGTCCTCCAGATGCACACATATTAGGATCTCTGCTTGCTGCATGTGGACAGAACCATGAGACTGAACTTGCAGATTATATAGCAAAATGGTTATTGAAGCTAGAGCCAAATAATCCTGGGAATTATGTAGCTCTTTCGAATGTGTATGCAACTCTAGGAAAATGGGATAAAGTATCAAACATAAGGGGCTTCATGAAAGAAAAAGGCCTAAAAAAGATTCCTGGATGTAGCTGGATTGAAGTTGGACAAGAACTTCATGTATTTATTGCTAGCGACAAATCACATCCTGAAAAAGAGGAGATTTATATGATGCTGGATTTGTTGGGATTTGAAATGTATTATGCAAAATATAACCCTTTGTACAGTTCCCATTGTAATACAATAGACTTAAAGGAGTTTCAAATGTGA
- the LOC131622013 gene encoding uncharacterized protein LOC131622013, translating to MGTLLGHGGLTKEEAREMLIEELGDDPKDALEEVERTYEAVVRFHFLARQYAAELLAAQQAAGDPVDVEIHMQRVLRYYFLYLLGAPLFMDTSSSYTNVVYLRYLLDTARIHEHNWGVATQAYNYHIFREGCLWKGWILQHFPGIIGWGEVLDYTEAMPRARAFVPFIGNQVPDPYMHYLDRMAAEDVIYDNYAAHCERVPRDEITIYSRWLAASSNIIVRYLLERVMRQFRYCQTIPHDTLISATILMTRRQIHEVFVD from the exons ATGGGTACCCTTCTTGGTCACGGTGGGTTGACGAAGGAGGAAGCAAGGGAGATGCTGATTGAGGAGCTCGGGGATGATCCTAAGGACGcgcttgaggaggtggagaggaccTACGAGGCGGTTGTGAGGTTTCACTTCTTGGCGCGACAGTACGCTGCTGAGCTCCTTGCGGCACAGCAGGCTGCTGGTGACCCAGTAGATGTGGAGATACACATGCAGCGGGTGCTGAGATATTACTTCCTATACTTGTTAGGAGCCCCGCTGTTTATGGACACGAGCTCGTCGTACACAAATGTCGTTTACCTGAGGTACTTATTGGATACTGCACGTATCCATGAGCACAATTGGGGAGTGGCTACACAGGCGTACAACTACCATATATTCAGAGAGGGATGCCTGTGGAAG GGTTGGATATTACAGCACTTCCCTGGCATTATTGGTTGGGGAGAGGTGTTGGACTACACTGAGGCCATGCCGCGTGCTAGGGCCTTCGTCCCCTTCATAGGGAACCAGGTGCCGGATCCTTACATGCACTATCTTGACCGCATGGCTGCAGAGGACGTCATATACGACAACTATGCTGCTCACTGTGAGAGGGTTCCGCGGGATGAAATTACCATATATTCTAGATGGTTGGCTGCAAGTTCGAACATCATTGTTCGTTATCTTCTGGAGCGCGTCATGCGGCAGTTCAGGTACTGTCAGACGATCCCTCATGACACTCTTATCTCTGCTACTATCTTGATGACCCGTCGGCAGATACATGAGGTTTTTGTAGACTAA